A genome region from bacterium includes the following:
- a CDS encoding TIGR00730 family Rossman fold protein has translation MASDSNNESAQWGKQSSSLRDKKFLAGPRSRTQELFRVIGIALELLQGFRTFHFLGPCVTVFGSARFTEEHPFYQQARALASELASFDLTIMTGGGPGVMEAANRGAREFGGVSIGCNIKLPKEQEPNPYLDYWVEFEHFFVRKVMLLKYSCAFVAFPGGFGTLDEVFETATLIQTRKITNFPLILFGSDYWKPLQSFIEDTLLQSGAISPEDTNILHVSDSVTEVSSLIREWASPSIQDYARRKTIRRWWLFER, from the coding sequence ATGGCATCAGACAGCAACAATGAGAGCGCACAGTGGGGAAAGCAGTCGTCCTCTCTGAGAGATAAAAAATTCTTAGCGGGCCCACGCTCACGAACACAAGAACTGTTCAGGGTTATTGGTATCGCTTTAGAACTCCTCCAGGGTTTTCGAACATTTCACTTCCTTGGACCTTGCGTGACGGTATTTGGATCGGCTCGTTTTACTGAGGAGCATCCCTTTTATCAGCAAGCAAGAGCACTCGCTTCAGAGCTTGCCTCCTTCGATCTGACTATAATGACTGGCGGTGGACCAGGAGTTATGGAGGCAGCGAATCGTGGAGCGAGAGAATTTGGGGGCGTCTCGATTGGATGTAATATCAAACTCCCAAAGGAACAGGAGCCGAATCCCTATCTCGATTATTGGGTTGAGTTCGAGCATTTCTTTGTGAGGAAGGTCATGCTTTTGAAATACTCTTGTGCCTTCGTTGCATTTCCGGGCGGATTTGGAACACTTGATGAAGTATTTGAGACTGCAACTCTCATTCAGACGAGGAAAATCACCAATTTTCCGCTGATTCTCTTTGGTTCTGATTATTGGAAACCACTTCAATCATTTATAGAGGATACTCTTCTTCAAAGTGGCGCAATAAGCCCAGAGGATACAAATATTCTTCACGTATCTGATTCGGTAACGGAGGTATCCAGCCTCATCCGTGAATGGGCCAGCCCGTCAATACAAGATTATGCCCGGCGGAAAACAATCCGAAGGTGGTGGTTATTTGAGCGATGA